In Perca fluviatilis chromosome 11, GENO_Pfluv_1.0, whole genome shotgun sequence, the following proteins share a genomic window:
- the zte38 gene encoding zebrafish testis-expressed 38 has product MTENEIPHFYGLAKVPKNTLFSNDKKKEKMAAGKMCIRKSKEETAEWTGLFLNDLKTKQESLVFVKRMMAVAVSSITYLRGIFPEDAYRSRYLEDLCIKVLREDCNTPGASKVVKWMMGCFDALEKQYLQIVFIGVYTNPDEPNCIIESYQFKFKYTEKGPEMDILRNNDVEMQVTLEDTKRASVLLIRKLFLLMQNLDALPNNVYLTMKLYYYDDVTPADYQPPGFKEGECDNLWFEGMAVHFKVGEVQTAFHTLRVRVSAEQGWLEKLQKGNQLTGAKQVSQRNCPEREAIKDPRKKSYGEEDLPSEDESAQFKKPKRPLAKRKAAAKNLSRKKRRF; this is encoded by the exons ATGACTGAAAATGAAATACCACACTTTTATGGATTAGCTAAAGTGCCGAAAAATACGTTATTTTCTAACGATAAG aaaaaagagaaaatggcaGCCGGGAAGATGTGCATCAGGAAGAGCAAGGAGGAGACTGCCGAG TGGACAGGATTATTCCTGAATGACTTGAAAACAAAGCAAGAGTCCCTTGTCTTCGTCAAGAGGATGATGGCTGTGGCAGTCTCTTCCATCACCTACCTCAGAGGGATTTTTCCAGAGGATGCCTACAGATCCAGATATCTGGAAG ATTTGTGCATCAAAGTTTTGCGTGAAGACTGCAACACCCCTGGTGCCAGCAAAGTTGTGAAATG GATGATGGGCTGCTTTGATGCATTAGAGAAGCAGTAT CTCCAGATTGTATTCATTGGG GTGTACACCAATCCAGATGAACCTAAT TGCATTATTGAGTCATACCAGTTCAAATTCAAATACACTGAGAAGGGGCCAGAGATGGACATACTCAG GAACAATGATGTGGAGATGCAGGTGACATTGGAGGACACCAAGAGAGCCTCGGTGCTGCTCATCAGGAAGCTCTTCCTGCTCATGCAGAACCTGGATGCCCTCCCCAACAATGTGTACCTCACCATGAAGCTCTACTATTATGATGATG TCACCCCTGCTGACTACCAACCACCAGGCTTTAAGGAGGGCGAATGTGACAACCTCTGGTTCGAAGGCATGGCTGTGCACTTCAAGGTGGGAGAGGTGCAGACAGCATTCCACACCTTGAGAGTGCGCGTGTCAGCAGAACAAGGCTGGCTGGAGAAGCTTCAAAAAGGGAACCAACTGACGGGAGCCAAACAGGTTTCTCAGAGAAATTGTCCAGAGAGGGAAGCGATTAAG GACCCTCGAAAGAAATCGTACGGCGAAGAGGATCTACCTTCCGAAGATG AGTCTGCACAGTTCAAGAAACCAAAGAGACCCCTGGCAAAG AGAAAGGCAGCTGCCAAAAATCTGTCGAGGAAGAAAAGAAGATTTTAG